The sequence CGGGCCCTTTACCTCAATGTCATTTCCGTTGATTTTTACCTCTACTCCCGCCGGTATCGCCACCGGAAGGCGTCCCACTCTGGACATGGTGTCACCTCCCTTACCAAACGTAGCAAATAACTTCGCCGCCCAGACCCTCGCGCCGGGCCTGCTTATCAGTCATCAGCCCTTTTGAGGTAGAAAGAACCGCTACCCCTAAACCACCCAGCACCCTGGGAATTTCGTCCTTTTTCACATAAACCCGGAGCCCAGGTTTACTGATGCGTCGCAGCCCGGTAATGACCTTCTCGCGGTTTGGCCCGTACTTCAGGTATAAACGCAAGATCCCCTGCTTCCCATCGTCAATATATTCGTAATTCCGGATGAAACCTTCACTTTTCAAAATCTCCGCTAAAGCCTTTTTCGTTTTGGAGGCAGGTATTTCCACGCGATCCCGGTAAATCTGGTTGGCATTTCGAATCCGCGTCAGGAAATCTGCAATGGGGTCCGTCATCATTCCATCTTCAACCTCCTTTATGCCCCTTTACCAACTGGCCTTGACGACACCGGGAATATACCCTTTATATGCCAGTTCCCGGAAACAAATCCGGCACATTCCGAATTTCCGCAGGTAGGCTCGCGGCCTGCCACACAGCCGGCACCGATTATAGGCCCTGACCCTGAATTTCGGCTTTCTCTGGTGCTTTGCAATTTGGGATTTTTTGGCCACCTATTTCCCTCCTTTGACCCCATCTTCTTTACTCCCGGAAAGGCATCCCCATCAAGCGCAGGAGTTCCCGGGCTTCTTCGTCTGTCTTTGCCGTTGTTACGACAGTAATATCCATCCCCCGGACCTTATCTATCTGATCGTAATTTATTTCCGGGAAAATCACCTGTTCCCTTAGGCCCAGGGTATAGTTCCCCCGCCCGTCGAAGGACCTGGGAGAAACTCCCCGGAAGTCCCTCACCCGGGGCAGGACGACATTTACCAGTTTCTCAAAAAAATCATACATGCGGTTCCCGCGCAGGGTCACTTTACAACCGATCTTCATGCCGGTCCGCAGTTTAAAGGCCGCCACCGACTTCCGCGCCTTCGTGATAATCGGTCGCTGCCCCGAAATTTGAGTCAGGTCGTTAACTGCAGCTTCGAGGGCTTTGGGATTTTGAATGGCCTCTCCCACTCCCATATTAATGACGACCTTCTCTAATTTGGGTGCCTCCATGACATTTTTATAATTAAACCTTTTCATCAGCTGGGGAATAATTTCGCTGCGGTAACGTTCTTTTAGACCCATCCCTGCTCCTCCTTTATGAAGCACACGCAACTACTTATCAATAATCTCTCCGCATTTTTTGCAGGACCGGTAGTACTTTTGTTCGACAAGTCTCTTTGCAACCCGGGTCGGCTGGTTGCACTTCGAGCAAATCAGCATGACATTAGAGCTGGCAATCGGGGCCTCCTTTTCAATGATTCCCCCCTGGGGAAGGGTCCGGGTAGGCCGGCTGTGCCGCTTGACAACGTTCACCCCTTCTACGATCACCCTTTGCCCCGCAGGAAAAACCTGGAGCACTTTTCCCCGCTTGCCCGCGTTCTTGCCGGTAATTACTAATACCTGATCCCCTTTTCGGATGTGAACCTTTTTTCGGGACATTCCTACACCTCCACCCACTACGCCTGACCTAAAGCACCTCGGGTGCCAGGGAAACTATTTTCATAAAGTCTTTCTCTCGCAACTCCCGGGCCACTGGGCCAAAAATCCGGGTTCCCCGGGGGTTTTTCTGTTCATTGATAATTACGGCTGCATTTTCGCTGAACTTGATATAAGAACCGTCGGGCCGGCGAATTTCCTTGCGGGTCCGGACCACTACCGCCTGCACGACATCCCCCTTCTTTACCATACCACCAGGGCTTGCCTCTTTCACAGAAGCCACAATAATATCTCCGATCGAAGCGTAGCGGCGGAAAGAGCCGCCCAAAACCCGGATACACATCAGTTTTTTTGCGCCAGTATTATCTCCGGCTCTAAGCATTGTCTGAGGTTGAATCACCGGTTCATTCCCCCTTTTTGGCCAGTTCCTTTGCTTCGGCGCGTTCCAGTATTTCCATCACCCGCCACCGCTTTTCTTTGCTCATAGGGCGGGTTTCCATAATCCTCACCTGGTCTCCAATCCGGCAGGAATTCTCTTCGTCGTGAGCCTTAAATTTTTTTGTTCTTCTTACCGTCCTTCCGTAGAGAGGATGCCGGACCAGTGTTTCTACGGCAACGACTACAGTTTTATCCATTTTATCGCTAACCACTCTACCAATGCGTGTTTTTCGCTGAGGTCGTGGGTTCAAGCGTGACACCCCCTATCTCCCCTGTTCTACTTTCACATTCCCAATTTCTCTTCGCTGCCGGCTCAGTTCCCGTTCCCGCAAAATTGTCCTGGCGCGGGCAAAGTCTCTCCGGACCTCCCGGATCCGCATGGGATTTTCCAGCTGACCTGTAGCCAGTTGAAAACGGAGGCGAAACAGCTCCTCTTTCAGGTCAACCAGCTTGCGTTCCAATTCCTCATCCGTCAGTTCCCGTAGGTCTTTAACTTTCTTCACCGGCCTCACCACCTGCTTCATGCCGTTTAATAAACCTTGTCTTCACAGGTAACTTGTGACCGGCGAGGCGCATCGCCTCCCGCGCCACATCTTCAGGAACACCTGCAAGCTCGAAGAGCACGCGCCCCGGCTTCACAACAGCCACCCAAAATTCCGGTGCCCCCTTACCGCTCCCCATCCGGGTTTCTGCAGGTTTCGCAGTTACGGGCTGGTCGGGGAAAACTTTAATCCAAACCTTGCCGCCCCGCCGGACATGCCTGGTCATTGCAATCCTCGCGGCCTCAATTTGGCGGCTGCTGATCCAGCCGGGCTCAAGGGCCTGGAGACCGTATTCCCCAAAGGCAACCTGGTGGCCCCGTTTTATCTTGCCCGCCGGACGGCGCAGGTGTTGTTTCCGGTAAGTAACTCTCTTTGGAATCAGCATCAACCTTTGCCTCCTTCCCCGCCGGCCCTTTCCTCAAGCTTCGGCGGAGTCTTTTCAGGAAGAACCTCGCCTCGATAAATCCAAACCTTTACGCCGATCTTTCCGTAAGTGGTATTGGCTTCGGCAAAACCGTAATCAATATCTGCCCTTAGCGTATGGAGGGGAACTTTGCCTTCGCTGTACCATTCGGACCGGGCCATCTCTGCTCCAGCCAAACGGCCGCTCACCGCAATCCGGATCCCCTGGGCTCCCATGCGCATCGAACGGGAAACAGCCTGCTTCATTGCCCTGCGAAAAGCAATCCGTTTTTCCAGTTGTGCCGCCACATTCTCTGCAACCAGTTGGGCTTCGAGTTCCGGTCTCTTGATTTCGATAATATTGACACTAACCTGCTTTCCGGTGAGCGCTTCAAGTTCCTTGCGTAAAGCTTCAACTTCTGCTCCCCCGCGCCCGATCACGATCCCCGGTTTCGCAGTATGGATTGAAACCCGCACGCGGTTGGCGGCCCTTTCGATTTCAATCCGGGAAACCCCCGAAAGGAAAAGGCGTTTTTTAATGTAGTTTCTGAGCGCAACATCCTCGTGCAGCAACTCCCGGAAATTTTTGGCGGCATACCACTTCGAATCCCACTCTTTAATGATACCGAGACGGAGCCCCTTGGGGTGCACTTTCTGCCCCATTTCCTATCCCTCCTTTCGCTCATCCACCACTACTGTAATGTGACTGGTTCTCCGGCGCCTGAGGTCCGCCCGCCCCCGTGCCCGGGGCCGGTAACGCTTGAAAACAGGCCCCTCATCCACGCAGATTTTTTTAATATACAAAGCATCCGGATCTAAATTGTAGTTATGTTCAGCGTTCGCGAGGGCTGAACGAACTACTTTCGCCACCGGACGTGCTGCTTTTTTTGGTGTGAAACGCAAGATCGCAAGTGCTTCTGCCACATTTTTACCCCGCACGAGATCTACCACCTGGCGCACTTTACGCGGGGAAATCCAGATGTAGCGCGCAACCGCCCGTGCTTCCACGATCTTCACCCCTTCTACTTGAGTGCCGTTGAACGTTCTGTATGGGCACCATGGCCGCGGAAGACCCTCGTCGGCGCGAACTCGCCCAATTTATGCCCAACCATATCTTCGGTAATATAAATGGGAACATGTCTTCGCCCATCGTGTACCGCGATGGTGTGGCCAACCATTTCAGGAAAAATTGTCGAACGCCGCGACCACGTTTTAATTACCCGTTTTGTGCCCTTTTCGTTCATTTCCGTAATTTTTTTCAAAAGTTTTGGCTCGCAATAAGGCCCCTTTTTGAGAGAACGGCCCATTTCTTGCTTCCCTCCTTAGGACACTTCCTACCTGGTCCGCCGTTTAATGATCATCTTATCCGAGGCTTTTTTCTTCTTGCGCGTCTTTGCCCCTAACGCGGGCTTACCCCATGGCGTCACCGGGTTACGCCCGATGGGAGACTTTCCTTCCCCGCCCCCATGGGGGTGATCCACCGGATTCATCACCACGCCGCGCACAGTCGGCCTGATCCCGAGCCAGCGGGACCTTCCGGCTTTCCCCAGCGAAATGTTCTCGTGATCAACGTTACCAACCTGACCGACCGTAGCCTTGCAGTCGATGTGAATGAGACGCACCTCGCCTGAAGGCATCCGGATGTGGGCATAAGAGCCCTCTTTAGCCATAAGCTGGGCTACTCCCCCCGCCGACCTTACCAGCTGGGCACCGCGGCCCGGTTTCATTTCGATGTTATGGATCATCGTCCCTACTGGAATATTCTTTAAAGGAAGCGCATTTCCAGGTTTAATATCCGCTTCTCTCCCGGAAATTACCGTATCCCCCACTTTGAGTCCAAGGGGAGCCAGGATGTAGCGCTTCTCTCCATCTACATAATGAAGGAGGGCAATATTTGCCGACCGGTTGGGATCGTACTCCAGCGTTGCTACCCTGGCGGGAATCCCGTCTTTATCCCGCTTGAAATCGATAATCCGGTAAAAACGTTTATGTCCTCCCCCGCGGTGGCGGACGGTAATCCGCCCCTGGTTATTGCGTCCGGCCTTTTTCCGCACAGGTTCAACCAGCGAACGTTCCGGTTTCACATCACTTAATTCTTCAAAGGCTACGACACTCATCTGGCGCCGCCCCGGAGATGTCGGTTTGAACTTCTTGATCGCCATTCTTTTCCCTCCTTCCATCTAGTACTCATGTCACTCACTAGAGCATCCCTTCAAAGATTTCGATTTTATCACCGGGTCGCAACGTAACAACCGCTTTCTTGCGGTCCGGTCTCCGGCCCCAAAAACGCCCGACCCGCTTATTTTTGCCTTTCATGATTGCCGTATTTACGGCCAGCACTTTCACCTTAAAAAGATCCTCGACCGCCTTTTTTATTTCAATTTTAGTTGCTTGTTTATTTACGTAAAAAGTGTACTTGTTTTGCTGCTGCGCCAGGTTAACCGATTTTTCCGTGACAACCGGCCTGAGGATAATATCCTGCGGGCTACGCACCGGCCAGCACCTCCCCTACCCTGGCAAGGGCATTCTTTGTTAAAACCACTTTATCTGCCGCCAGGATCTCATAAGGGTTCAACTGGTCGGCCCGGCTGAGCCGGACACCCGGTAAATTTCGCGTTGACCTTTCTAAAAGCGGATCCGGCCCGTCAATCACAAACAAGGCACGCTCCCCGATTTCCAGAGCCTTCAGGAGCTTGACAACCTCCCTGGTTTTTGGTGCCTCAAGCTGGAGATCCTCAATGACCATGAGGTCTCCGGCCTGGGCGCGGGCGGAAAGTGCCGACTTCACGGCCAAACGACGCATCTTTCGGGGAAGAGCCTGGCTGTAGTCCCGGGGTTTCGGCCCGAAGATAATCCCGCCTCCACGCCAGAGAGGAGAGCGAATACTTCCAACCCTGGCCCGCCCGGTGCCCTTCTGGCGCCAGGGCTTACGCCCGCCGCCCCGAACCTCGCCCCGCTTTTTCGTCGCAGCAGTACCCCGGCGCATGCCTGCCAGGTGGCGCACAACAGCCTGGTGGAGGACAAACTGTGCCACCGGGACCCCAAAAATATCCTCCCGGAGTTCCAGATCTCCAACTTTAGTTCCTGCTGGATTATAAA is a genomic window of Bacillota bacterium containing:
- the rplD gene encoding 50S ribosomal protein L4, producing the protein MPKAALYNPAGTKVGDLELREDIFGVPVAQFVLHQAVVRHLAGMRRGTAATKKRGEVRGGGRKPWRQKGTGRARVGSIRSPLWRGGGIIFGPKPRDYSQALPRKMRRLAVKSALSARAQAGDLMVIEDLQLEAPKTREVVKLLKALEIGERALFVIDGPDPLLERSTRNLPGVRLSRADQLNPYEILAADKVVLTKNALARVGEVLAGA
- the rpsH gene encoding 30S ribosomal protein S8 produces the protein MMTDPIADFLTRIRNANQIYRDRVEIPASKTKKALAEILKSEGFIRNYEYIDDGKQGILRLYLKYGPNREKVITGLRRISKPGLRVYVKKDEIPRVLGGLGVAVLSTSKGLMTDKQARREGLGGEVICYVW
- the rplP gene encoding 50S ribosomal protein L16; protein product: MLIPKRVTYRKQHLRRPAGKIKRGHQVAFGEYGLQALEPGWISSRQIEAARIAMTRHVRRGGKVWIKVFPDQPVTAKPAETRMGSGKGAPEFWVAVVKPGRVLFELAGVPEDVAREAMRLAGHKLPVKTRFIKRHEAGGEAGEES
- the rpsS gene encoding 30S ribosomal protein S19; the protein is MGRSLKKGPYCEPKLLKKITEMNEKGTKRVIKTWSRRSTIFPEMVGHTIAVHDGRRHVPIYITEDMVGHKLGEFAPTRVFRGHGAHTERSTALK
- a CDS encoding type Z 30S ribosomal protein S14: MAKKSQIAKHQRKPKFRVRAYNRCRLCGRPRAYLRKFGMCRICFRELAYKGYIPGVVKASW
- the rpsC gene encoding 30S ribosomal protein S3, translating into MGQKVHPKGLRLGIIKEWDSKWYAAKNFRELLHEDVALRNYIKKRLFLSGVSRIEIERAANRVRVSIHTAKPGIVIGRGGAEVEALRKELEALTGKQVSVNIIEIKRPELEAQLVAENVAAQLEKRIAFRRAMKQAVSRSMRMGAQGIRIAVSGRLAGAEMARSEWYSEGKVPLHTLRADIDYGFAEANTTYGKIGVKVWIYRGEVLPEKTPPKLEERAGGEGGKG
- the rplN gene encoding 50S ribosomal protein L14, which translates into the protein MIQPQTMLRAGDNTGAKKLMCIRVLGGSFRRYASIGDIIVASVKEASPGGMVKKGDVVQAVVVRTRKEIRRPDGSYIKFSENAAVIINEQKNPRGTRIFGPVARELREKDFMKIVSLAPEVL
- the rplB gene encoding 50S ribosomal protein L2, with protein sequence MAIKKFKPTSPGRRQMSVVAFEELSDVKPERSLVEPVRKKAGRNNQGRITVRHRGGGHKRFYRIIDFKRDKDGIPARVATLEYDPNRSANIALLHYVDGEKRYILAPLGLKVGDTVISGREADIKPGNALPLKNIPVGTMIHNIEMKPGRGAQLVRSAGGVAQLMAKEGSYAHIRMPSGEVRLIHIDCKATVGQVGNVDHENISLGKAGRSRWLGIRPTVRGVVMNPVDHPHGGGEGKSPIGRNPVTPWGKPALGAKTRKKKKASDKMIIKRRTR
- the rplE gene encoding 50S ribosomal protein L5; the protein is MGLKERYRSEIIPQLMKRFNYKNVMEAPKLEKVVINMGVGEAIQNPKALEAAVNDLTQISGQRPIITKARKSVAAFKLRTGMKIGCKVTLRGNRMYDFFEKLVNVVLPRVRDFRGVSPRSFDGRGNYTLGLREQVIFPEINYDQIDKVRGMDITVVTTAKTDEEARELLRLMGMPFRE
- the rplV gene encoding 50S ribosomal protein L22, with the translated sequence MEARAVARYIWISPRKVRQVVDLVRGKNVAEALAILRFTPKKAARPVAKVVRSALANAEHNYNLDPDALYIKKICVDEGPVFKRYRPRARGRADLRRRRTSHITVVVDERKEG
- the rpmC gene encoding 50S ribosomal protein L29 is translated as MKQVVRPVKKVKDLRELTDEELERKLVDLKEELFRLRFQLATGQLENPMRIREVRRDFARARTILRERELSRQRREIGNVKVEQGR
- the rplX gene encoding 50S ribosomal protein L24 — encoded protein: MSRKKVHIRKGDQVLVITGKNAGKRGKVLQVFPAGQRVIVEGVNVVKRHSRPTRTLPQGGIIEKEAPIASSNVMLICSKCNQPTRVAKRLVEQKYYRSCKKCGEIIDK
- the rplW gene encoding 50S ribosomal protein L23 — translated: MRSPQDIILRPVVTEKSVNLAQQQNKYTFYVNKQATKIEIKKAVEDLFKVKVLAVNTAIMKGKNKRVGRFWGRRPDRKKAVVTLRPGDKIEIFEGML
- the rpsQ gene encoding 30S ribosomal protein S17 translates to MNPRPQRKTRIGRVVSDKMDKTVVVAVETLVRHPLYGRTVRRTKKFKAHDEENSCRIGDQVRIMETRPMSKEKRWRVMEILERAEAKELAKKGE